The Prionailurus bengalensis isolate Pbe53 chromosome D2, Fcat_Pben_1.1_paternal_pri, whole genome shotgun sequence genome window below encodes:
- the LOC122492987 gene encoding LOW QUALITY PROTEIN: olfactory receptor 6C74-like (The sequence of the model RefSeq protein was modified relative to this genomic sequence to represent the inferred CDS: substituted 1 base at 1 genomic stop codon), translating to MEINMEVRNETTIQEFILEGFPAIQYLGNIFFLMHLLAYLASITGNMVIIIITWADHRLQTPMYILLSTFSFSECCFITTVIPKLLSIFLSGRQTISFTSCLTQAFYFLFFGSIIFFLMAVMSLDRYLAICKPLHYPAIMNLRVSFLLAFFCNALSFILITGLVLKVSQLSFCGPNVISHFFCDLGSLIHLSCSDTGSVEIYVLFLALLVILISLILTIIAYSNIVVTIVXLPSAKERQKAFSTCSSHLIVLSLMYGSCVFIYVKPKQTNRLDSNREAALVNTVVTPLLNPVIYTLRNKQVHQALRDALSRVRLQKQSFGG from the coding sequence ATGGAGATAAACATGGAGGTGAGGAATGAGACAACAATCCAAGAATTCATTCTGGAAGGGTTTCCTGCCATCCAGTACCTGGGGAACATCTTCTTCCTGATGCATCTGCTGGCATATCTGGCCTCTATCACAGGAAATATGGTGATCATCATTATCACTTGGGCTGACCATCGCCTCCAGACACCGATGTATATTTTACTCAgcactttctccttctctgaatgCTGTTTTATTACCACAGTTATTCCTAAACTGCTGTCCATCTTTCTTTCAGGAAGGCAAACAATTTCCTTTACTTCTTGTCTCACAcaagccttttattttctgttttttgggtcaataatttttttcctgatggcTGTGATGTCCTTGGATCGATACCTGGCCATTTGCAAACCTCTGCACTACCCGGCCATCATGAACCTGAGGGTTAGTTTCCTTCTGGCTTTCTTCTGCAATGCTTTGTCCTTCATCTTGATCACTGGTCTGGTGCTCAAGGTTTCTCAGTTATCCTTCTGTGGCCCCAATgtcatctctcatttcttttgtgaCCTCGGCTCCCTGATTCATCTCTCTTGTTCTGACACTGGGTCTGTTGAAATATATGTCCTCTTCCTTGCTCTGCTTGTCATTCTGATATCTCTCATTTTAACCATCATTGCATACAGCAATATAGTAGTCACAATTGTGTGACTCCCATCAGCCAAGGAGCGACAGAAAGCTTTCTCCACCTGCTCCTCTCACCTCATCGTCCTCTCTCTGATGTATGGCAGCTGTGTCTTTATATACgtgaaaccaaagcaaacaaatagGCTGGACTCCAACAGGGAGGCTGCCCTTGTGAACACAGTGGTGACCCCACTGTTGAACCCTGTCATCTACACTCTGCGGAACAAGCAGGTCCATCAGGCTCTGAGGGATGCTCTGTCCAGGGTGAGGTTGCAGAAACAGAGCTTTGGAGGGTAA